A DNA window from Janibacter sp. A1S7 contains the following coding sequences:
- a CDS encoding sensor histidine kinase, with protein MTAAESVAGAPSDEGYGTDPWARHGWVLAAIWLVFLAFPALAILQETSGRPAERVAGLLAVLAFSGFYLWGFLRGQGALHCGWSRTDRVIVLGSFAAMVLIVLALVPVIGAEAVGMTTFLTAVAAFSFPDRWPLPTVVAVVVVAAVVLVTTGTFPQAWPFLFLPVLIGGFGLLMRRLILSDERHQVLQRSLAVSAERDRVARDVHDVLGHSLTVVTLKADLAERLIDIDPERAKGELADIRALSRQSLAEIRATVSGLRVARLADERESAATALRDAGIEAVLPADGDIVDPAHRITIAWALREAITNVIRHSGAKRVEVEWGPSWLEVADDGRGLRGRKEGTGLTGLRERVDQAGGRIEVGDGIGGSAGPGTRVRVELP; from the coding sequence GTGACTGCTGCCGAGTCCGTCGCCGGGGCCCCCTCGGACGAGGGGTACGGCACGGACCCGTGGGCCCGGCACGGCTGGGTCCTCGCCGCCATCTGGTTGGTCTTCCTCGCCTTCCCGGCTCTGGCGATCCTGCAGGAGACGAGCGGACGACCTGCAGAGCGCGTTGCCGGACTGCTCGCCGTCCTGGCCTTCTCGGGCTTCTACCTGTGGGGCTTCCTCCGGGGTCAGGGCGCACTGCACTGCGGGTGGTCGCGCACCGACCGGGTCATCGTGCTCGGCAGCTTCGCGGCGATGGTGCTGATCGTGCTCGCGCTCGTACCGGTCATCGGGGCGGAGGCCGTCGGGATGACCACCTTCCTCACCGCCGTCGCCGCCTTCAGCTTCCCCGACCGGTGGCCCCTGCCGACGGTCGTCGCCGTCGTCGTCGTCGCAGCGGTGGTCCTGGTGACCACCGGGACCTTCCCCCAGGCGTGGCCCTTCCTCTTCCTGCCCGTCCTCATCGGTGGCTTCGGCCTGCTGATGCGTCGACTGATCCTCAGCGACGAGCGGCACCAGGTGCTGCAACGCTCCCTGGCCGTCTCCGCCGAGCGTGACCGCGTCGCCCGGGACGTGCACGACGTGCTCGGTCACAGCCTGACCGTGGTCACCCTCAAGGCGGACCTCGCCGAGCGGCTGATCGACATCGACCCCGAGCGGGCGAAGGGGGAGCTGGCCGACATCCGGGCACTGTCCCGGCAGTCGCTGGCCGAGATCCGCGCGACCGTCTCCGGGTTGCGGGTGGCCCGGCTGGCCGACGAGCGCGAGTCGGCGGCCACCGCCCTTCGCGACGCCGGGATCGAGGCCGTCCTGCCCGCGGACGGCGACATCGTCGACCCCGCCCACCGGATCACGATCGCGTGGGCACTGCGGGAGGCGATTACCAATGTCATTCGGCACAGCGGCGCCAAGCGGGTCGAGGTCGAGTGGGGCCCCTCGTGGCTCGAGGTCGCCGACGACGGCCGCGGGCTGCGCGGTCGCAAGGAGGGCACCGGGCTGACCGGTCTGCGCGAGCGCGTCGACCAGGCTGGTGGGCGGATCGAGGTCGGCGACGGCATCGGCGGCTCCGCGGGGCCGGGCACGAGGGTGCGGGTGGAGCTGCCGTGA
- a CDS encoding ABC transporter permease, whose protein sequence is MNPTIIGLEIKRIGRDYVGLFFIAVLPAFMYIVFGAAQTFGAQDIGRGNVALYIMISMAVYGAVTATVSIGGQAAVERQQGWGRQLGLTPLRDSSYVAGKAIIALAIALIPIVLIYAIGIGTGAKGDLWVWFASAAIVLFGACLFALYGLIFGLAFRSESAVGAASGSLVIFAFLGNIFIPLSGIMLTIAKFTPLYGMVSLARYPLTEGSSVDMQGNLAHESLWVPLTNVVVWTIIMAVATVYLARRSRERQ, encoded by the coding sequence ATGAACCCCACGATCATCGGCCTGGAGATCAAGCGGATCGGCCGCGACTACGTCGGCCTGTTCTTCATCGCCGTCCTGCCGGCCTTCATGTACATCGTCTTCGGCGCCGCGCAGACCTTCGGCGCGCAGGACATCGGCCGAGGCAACGTCGCGCTCTACATCATGATCTCGATGGCGGTCTACGGCGCCGTCACCGCGACGGTGAGCATCGGCGGTCAGGCCGCCGTCGAGCGCCAGCAGGGGTGGGGGCGCCAGCTGGGGCTGACCCCCCTTCGCGACAGCTCCTACGTCGCGGGCAAGGCGATCATCGCCCTGGCGATCGCGCTGATCCCGATCGTGCTCATCTACGCCATCGGGATCGGCACCGGGGCGAAGGGAGACCTCTGGGTCTGGTTCGCCAGTGCGGCGATCGTGCTCTTCGGAGCCTGCCTGTTCGCCCTCTACGGCCTGATCTTCGGGCTCGCCTTCCGCTCCGAGTCCGCCGTGGGCGCCGCCTCCGGCTCGCTGGTGATCTTCGCCTTCCTGGGCAACATCTTCATCCCGCTGTCGGGGATCATGCTCACGATCGCGAAGTTCACCCCCCTCTACGGGATGGTCTCCCTCGCCCGGTACCCGCTGACCGAGGGCTCCTCGGTGGACATGCAGGGCAACCTCGCCCACGAGTCGCTGTGGGTGCCACTGACTAACGTGGTGGTGTGGACGATCATCATGGCCGTGGCGACGGTCTACCTGGCCAGGCGGAGCCGGGAGCGGCAGTGA
- a CDS encoding ABC transporter ATP-binding protein: protein MTDTSTHAATPRHAEGIQLREVTKHFRSGSQTVSAVTGVDLTIRPGEVVAILGPNGAGKTTTLDMVLGLTEPTSGSITSFGAPPRRAVHEGRVSAVLQTGGLLRDLTAGETVRMIASTFPEHRPVEEVIERAGLTDLADRLVAKLSGGEQQRLRFALALLPDPDLLILDEPTAGMDVRARREFWRTMHQDAAEGRTVLFATHYLEEADTFADRIVLMAGGRVVADGTTEEIRSRASGRTVSADVRRGDVGAVAERLRGLPGTSSVTVAGDRVTAIGEDSDALARLLLVDLGGSNLEVTTASLDAAFLAITGAATTEPDDPGSAPGADPGDDRSTDAILEETR, encoded by the coding sequence ATGACCGACACGAGCACCCACGCGGCGACGCCGCGCCACGCCGAGGGGATCCAGCTCCGCGAGGTGACCAAGCACTTCCGCTCCGGTTCCCAGACGGTCAGCGCCGTCACCGGCGTCGACCTGACCATCCGTCCCGGCGAGGTCGTCGCGATCCTCGGGCCCAACGGTGCCGGCAAGACGACGACCCTGGACATGGTCCTGGGTCTGACCGAGCCGACCTCGGGCAGCATCACCTCCTTCGGCGCCCCGCCCCGCCGCGCCGTGCACGAAGGGCGGGTCTCGGCCGTGCTGCAGACCGGCGGCCTGCTGCGGGACCTCACCGCCGGCGAGACCGTGCGGATGATCGCCTCGACCTTCCCGGAGCACCGCCCGGTCGAGGAGGTCATCGAGCGGGCCGGGCTCACCGACCTGGCCGACCGCCTGGTCGCGAAGCTCTCCGGCGGTGAGCAGCAACGGTTGCGCTTCGCGCTGGCACTGCTCCCCGACCCGGACCTGCTCATCCTCGACGAGCCGACCGCCGGGATGGACGTGCGCGCGCGCCGGGAGTTCTGGCGCACGATGCACCAGGACGCCGCCGAGGGGCGCACCGTCCTCTTCGCCACCCACTACCTCGAGGAGGCCGACACCTTCGCCGACCGGATCGTCCTCATGGCCGGTGGCCGGGTCGTCGCCGACGGCACCACCGAGGAGATCCGCTCCCGCGCGAGCGGTCGCACCGTCAGTGCCGACGTCCGCAGGGGGGACGTCGGCGCTGTCGCCGAGCGTCTGCGCGGCCTGCCCGGGACGAGCTCGGTCACCGTCGCCGGCGACCGGGTCACGGCGATCGGTGAGGACTCCGATGCGCTCGCCCGGCTGCTGCTCGTCGACCTCGGCGGCAGCAACCTCGAGGTCACCACCGCCTCCCTCGACGCGGCCTTCCTGGCGATCACCGGAGCGGCGACGACCGAGCCCGACGACCCGGGCAGTGCGCCGGGTGCAGACCCCGGTGACGACCGGTCCACCGACGCGATCCTGGAGGAGACGCGATGA
- a CDS encoding response regulator transcription factor, whose product MTTVLLADDQALVRGAMAALLGLEGDLEIVAEVGSGDEVLAAARRTRPDVAVLDIEMPGMDGIAATAELAREVPGTKILIVTTFGRPGYLRRALEAGASGFVVKDTPSDELAEAVRSVARGGRVVDPSLATESVVGGPNPLTDREREVLTHALDGGSAAAIATRVHLSPGTVRNHLSSAIGKTGSSTRVEAARRAQDLGWL is encoded by the coding sequence GTGACCACCGTGCTGCTCGCCGACGACCAGGCCCTCGTGCGGGGGGCGATGGCCGCGCTGCTCGGGCTCGAGGGCGACCTCGAGATCGTCGCCGAGGTCGGCTCCGGTGACGAGGTCCTCGCGGCGGCTCGCCGAACCCGTCCCGACGTCGCGGTCCTGGACATCGAGATGCCCGGGATGGACGGCATCGCGGCAACCGCCGAGCTCGCCCGCGAGGTGCCCGGGACGAAGATCCTCATCGTCACCACCTTCGGTCGGCCGGGCTATCTGCGCCGGGCGCTCGAGGCCGGGGCCAGTGGTTTCGTCGTCAAGGACACACCGTCCGACGAGCTGGCCGAGGCCGTGCGCTCCGTCGCCCGGGGCGGCCGGGTCGTCGATCCGTCGCTGGCGACCGAGAGCGTCGTCGGCGGGCCCAACCCGCTGACCGACCGTGAGCGCGAGGTACTCACCCATGCCCTCGACGGCGGCTCGGCCGCCGCGATCGCCACGCGGGTGCATCTCTCCCCCGGAACCGTGCGCAACCACCTGTCCTCGGCGATCGGCAA